GTGTTTATCCCGTGTGCTGCTTTGCCTGGAGAACACAAGCGGCTCAGAAGAGACACATGAGCGTAACTAAAGCAGAGGAAttcagcagaaaaggaaaaaggagccAGCGTGCCCTGGAGTTGGTTTGGAAGCTCAGGCTCAGTAATTGCTTGTGAAAGCAGAAAGCCACGGCCCCGCGCGGTGTGGGACGGAGCCGCGTGGGAAAGGCAGAGTTTGGGAAAGGCAGAGTTTGGGAAAGGCGGAATTTCAATGATTCCTCATTCCTCGGGTAGGAAGTTTAACCCATCCGTGCCTCGGGGAGGGCTGGCAAAAGGACAAACACTGCTGGCTCTCTGTGCCTCCAGATACTCTGCTTCCTGCAAAGGCAAAACTTGTCTGCTTTTCTTCAAAGTTAATGTGTTAAAGTCCCGTCCGgggggtgcagggagctggagcagcgccagcagctctgctctcgCACAGCCACAAGATGTGGTTTTCCTCCCCAGCATGAGATTCGGGCTGTGCTGCTCGTTCAGCCATGGGAAAGGTGCTGGCGCTGCTCTGTGATGGGAGTCCCTGGTGAGagcccccagcagagcccccagctcccaggggatgCCTCCACTTCCCAGAACtttctttcccagccctggaagagTTTTGCCGCCCTGAAGCCCTCGGCCTTTGCAAGCATGAGGCTGTTGCGAGTTCAGGGCAGAGACTGAGGGatttgtccctgctgccagcctggaggggCAGCAATCCAGGATGCCCGAGGGGAATGCCAatgcaggagctcaggacaGGCTTGGGACAGGCACTCTGCCCATCACTGAGCCACCCTgcccaaaatcacagaatcccagactggtttgggttgggagggaccttaaagcccttAAATCTCGttccaccccttgccatgggcaaggaccccttccactatcccaggctgctccatgccccatccaacctggctttggcCACTTCTAGGGATCCAGGGGTAGCCACGGCTTCTCcgggcagcctgtgccagtgtctgctctgccagctgacCCCTGCCAGCTGGAAATTCCGATGGATAACTCCAGAGCCGAGGGCTGGAGAGTTTGATATGGAGAGTGCCACTGTCCCCCTctgggacaccgggacaccCCCTGCCCGCGCCGCCCATCCCGTGCGGCATCTCCCGGGGCGCTGCGGATGGATGGACACGGcgacaggggacagggggctgtgcctgctccgCACGTGGGAGCGCGGCTCTGCCGGAGGATCTGGGGACACGgagccctcctgcagctccccccaGGCTGCCGCCAGCGAGTCGCGGCTGCGTTTCCTCGGGAGAGGCGCTCCTGGAATTGCTAATGCTCCAGCCCGGAGGTGCAGCATGCGGAGGGCTGCAGCCGCAGCATCAGGTACAGCAGCAACGCCGCCGTTAATTATTGACTCTCTCTTCAGTTATCAGCCCTGATAAGGCAGCACCCCCCCTCGACAGCCCGGGCAGCGCTTGgtgctctgtgttttctgggaaaaagaaCTATTCCGTGGAAAAGTAACTCGTTTTGTGCGCCGGGATTGAACTGTCCTCGCAAAGGTCATCCGAGAGCCgtgggctgctctgctggaaaatcAATCCCTCTTTTGTGCTTCTTGGTTTAAACTTGTATTTGCTTTCTGAGCAAGGTCACAGCTCAGCTGACCAAGTTTGtagctgctggagcaggctggggtcCAGCCACGCTCGCTGCTCCGAGCCCTTCGCTGCCGCCTCTGGCACGGGAGAAGATGCTCTGGAGGGAGGcgagagctgctgctccccgggGGGTTTGTGGGTGCCAGCCTGAGCAGGTAACCTGACAAAATGCTTTGCTAACCAGTTTTTCCTTTCACCACGAAGTGCTGGAGCcgctgctgcagtgcaggagaaCAGACAGGCAGAGCTCAGATCGTGTTGTGTTACAGCTAAAGAGACTGTGCTAACGTGCTGGTGGGTTATCTTGTTGTTTATAGGCTCAGGGTTAACTCTTTCCCAGTTAAAATTACTAGCAAGACACTCAGGGAGAATGGATTTTGTGGGTATTTGTGGTATGTGGTTGAGttaatttgtaatttaaatgtttGGGGGTGTCGTGGTGCTCTCCTTTCTGCTGGCTGGGGTGGATGGGGGAGCTGCTCACTTTGCCTGGCAAGTGGGATGGAGTGAGAGAGGGGTTAAATGTGAGTGTAAGGAGCCAGTGCTTGAGTCCAGGCTGGTTAAAAAGACAGTGCATTGTCCCTGCCCCCGGGAATAAAACCACTTCGCTCTGTGCTGTTGCCTTCTCACATATTTGGCTTCTCCGTTTCCATTTCTGTATGCATTTATTCCTGCCTTGAGAAAACAGCCTAATTCCAATCTGGATTAATCCTCCCCACTGTGTAGCAAAGGTAAGAATCAGCGATgcatggggagaaaaagaaatgttcttcAATTTCATTTAACAGAGAAAACTCAGCAAGTACAGAACCTGGCAGAGGGTCAGGCTAACAGGTTTTAGCATGATGGAGAGGCACCTAAAACTGTTACCCTGCCTCAAATTATGGACCCTGGGTGTAGGGGTCCGCTACTTCTGGCAGAtgactttttatattttaatttcatttttcttgggGACAGGCatgggagagcagctgtggggtcCAAAGAGGCACATTTTTGGCTCTAAGCCATCTTCTCTATGCCTGAGCTGCCCCGGAGGGGGCAGGAGAACATCAGCAAGCTGGTTGGGGACATTCAGCATCCTTTTACGAGGCGATTTTGAAGTAGATTGGTCAAAGGAGAGTAGTCGTAGTATCAAtttgggctgcagagctgggacccAGCCAGCTCATAAATGATCCAAATGCAATTATCTAGATATTAAAACCCATCCTATTCACtggcttttcccccctccttctgAATAAATGACCTAGAAGAGTGGAGTGTAGCTGGTCGGGCTGGAATTGGCTGCAGTCGGAAAATTAAGGGGAAGAAACAACATTTGAGAAAGAGGTTGGTGTTTGTTTTGGCACGTGCTGTTCTCTGGCAGGAGGAGACAGAAGGAGTTGTGCTTTGTAGAAGGAGTGTGGTTTATTGGAGAACACTTGAGGAGCTTTCCAGGAGCTCACAAGGTGCTGGGTGGGCATCAgtgtgaccctgctggagcttTGGAGAGCTTTGATGTTCTCCTTGGGCTGGCACCTTCCTGGCTTCCCATCAAGGCTCTACATTGACCACAAACATGCCCATGGGATTGACAACTGATTGTTTCTTTAAAAGGTTTTGATCTTTCAAAGTATTCattgtagaatcatagaatggcttgggttggaagggaccttgaagatcatctcattccatgggcagggacacctcccaccatcccagggtgctcagagccctgtccatgctggccttggacacttccagggatgtggcaaTGTCCTGTAGTAACAATACAGCAGGATTTGACTTCATTTTTTAGCTGTCTGTGGTAAGGGTCAGCTGGAGCCCCTTCCTGGGGAGCTCTGGAACTGTGGTCAGTGCTAAAGCCCTCACTGAGGCAAAGCTCTGCACGCAGAAAATGAGTTCAGACTCTGGTGTTTTGGTCCATGAGATGGgtgtgagctggggctggctcagcacaggctttgtgctgctggtcCTGCCCTGAGGGTGTTGCATAGCTCAGGGATGCACTGGAGGAACAGGGATGGACTTCCAAGCAGCTGTGGGGCCGTCTCTGGCCAGGAACCAAACCAGATACTGTAAGGAGAATCATAAACAAACAACCTACTGTTCAGGAAACTCCCACGTCATCCTCTGTAGCAGAAATTGAAACCAGACCTTCTTACTTGGAGCGTTGCTGTCCCTCTCACACAAGCCAGGGAGCCTCCTGCTGTGATGTCCAACTGCCCCAACCTCCTtcacccttccctgcctcctccctgggcCTTTCTAAAGGATCTGGAGGTGAGAAGTTTCACCCAGGACCTTTCTTGGTCATTCCCAGCCTTAATTCCTTGTGCTCCAGGAGGGTCTCATCTGTGTCCATGTgatgggaaggagctggaaatgtGTTACCATTTCTGGTAGCACAGCCTAGAAATGATGTGAAGATCTCAGTGTTGGCTGTGGTAGATCTCCACCTGAAGTTGTTCCCTGAGCTGAAAGCAATTTGTCTGTGGTCCAGTGCAATTTGGTGAACGTTCTTTTTAGCAGTAGGGACATGCTCTGAAGTAATGGCTGTCACTTGAGCGAGATTCAACATAAATTTTGAATCTTTGCTTGttatggattttaaaataaaggcaaacCAGTCATTTCTGTGTATAGTTTATATCCCTGTTGTCAGGGAGCTTTTATCAAGTTGGATATCTCCAGCTCACAGGAGCCTGTGCCATCGATCTCAAGCCATCCCAAatgtctgtctgtccttgcTGGCAGTCAAACCCTCTGTAATGCAGGGGATGTTTTACAAGGACCAGCTCCCTGGGATGTGTCTGTCAAGCACAAGTTGTTGCCTCTGGAAAAGGAGCTATTGATTTTAGCAGCTTCAAAGCCTTGGACACACTGGGCTGCAGAAGATGGGAAGTGGGAGGGGGGTGGCCTTTGAAGGCTTGTAAGGCTTTAAGGAGAGATGAAGTTCACATGGCTGAGtgtgttattttattaaattagaagtatccatttcttttttccaaggGTGAAGCGACTCCTCAGCCCTTTTCAGAAGATGCTTAAGTGACAGCCCAGTTAAGACCCCACCATGGAGAAGACAGAAGGTATGGAGCCCACAGGGTGTTTATTTGTTAATGtattccttgaaaaaaaaaccccaaccaagtCATGGAGTAATTTCCTTACCAGAAATGCTGTAAATAACCTGTTCTGTAGATGTGGGGCCAAGAGGTGTAAAATCCATCATTCATTATTATGCAGATTTCttaaaaaccacagcaaagcaGGTGCCAGGTCTAGATCAGCACATATTTGTCCTCACATGCTCTGTGACagatccctgctcccaccctccagctgtgctcctgtgcctggGATGACCCCAGTGGTGTCttccctctgtccttcctctGACTCCCACGTGCTGCTCCCGACCCAGGCAGCATCTCAGtgatgctctgtgctgagcagcaccaaAATCTGTTCTCAATTGTCCTGGTCCTCTCCAGCTATCTCCAGGATAGAGACAAAGGGGTCAGCCATGGGCCCtggtgcctcctcctcctcctcactgagCCCAACTCGTGTGCTCAgaggtgcagagcagcccaAACCACTGAGATTTCAGGGACTGGCTGCATAAAGGAAAGTGCAGAAATTTAACTCTTAACCCTCAAGGTGGAAGTCTGGGGGCTGTGAATGTTTGCAGGCTGGAGATGGCTGTGTTAAGGTGGGAGACTGGTGGAGAGCAGTTGtttgcctgtgctggctgggtgGGCAGACACAGTGACACCCATTTAGTGGTGGTTTGCCTCTGGAGCTGAGCCGGTCACCTTGGGATGCGTGTTCTGCATGGCTGcggctctgagcagcagcctctgcccagaGCCGTCATTTTCAAGGAATAATTTGTGACCTGGTGGTTGCAGGTGAAGCGAGGCAATGATTTTCCTGCTTGGTGTGCGCTGCTTATGCCGCTGAAAAGTTCGAACCAAACCAAAAGCCTTGAAGAATGTCATTGTCATAGATTGATCCCACATTCTATTATTGAGCTGGATTTATTATCCACCAGGCAGCTCTCTGTACCTACACAGACACGTAGCTCTGCCTGCAAAACCTGCTGTTTGCTTAATTGCCAGTTAGAGCCATGATTTCAGGAAATTTTTGGCTTCCTCAGTGCAACAATTACCTGATGCACCTCTGGAAAGCCAGATCAGAGCTTGGTGCGTGTCACTGTGTGTCTGCACAGCTTCACCAAGAGCCTCCACGGTAATGAGCTGCCTGCCCAAAGCTgagatgaaaagagaaaaaacatccCCCTCCTGctctaaacaattttttttcccaaaattcgataatttcttctttttctgggGGGGTGTTTTCAGCAGATGGCCAGCCACCCAAACCCGACGGGGACAGGGATCAGCCCCGCAGCCTCCCCTACTCCCTGGAGACACCCTACGGCTTCCACTTGGACCTGGACTTCCTCAAGTACGTGGACGACATCGAGAAAGGCAACACCATCAGGAGGGTGCACATCCACCGCAGAGCCAAGCAGCCCAAATTCAACACCCTGCCCCGAAACTTCAGCCTGCCCGAGAGCGGCTCCCGCGGCTGCTCCACCGCCGCTCCCAGCAAGAGCTGGACCTCcacctgctccttccctcagcGAAAGGCATCCCTGGGCGAGGAGCCGCCGCGGGCCCTGCTGCCGGCCGGGGCAGCTGCCGAGGAGCCGAGCTACCGGAGGAAGGCGCTGCTGGCGGAGGCGCGGCGGCAGGCGGAGCTGGGCTGGCCGCAGGCGGAGCTGGGCCGGCCGCAGGACGCGCTGAGGGCTCGGCCGCAGCTGCTGCGCGCCTCCAGCATGCCCGAGGCGCTGCCCCCCGGTCAGAGCCCCCCGGCGGCACCCTCGCCCCTCCGGagccctctgcagccctgccacgGCCCCCAAAGCGCCTCCCGCCCCAGCCCGGAGGGCAGCGGCTCAGCCCCGCCGCGGGAGATGGAGCGGGACGGCTCCGTGGGGCAGCCCGGCGGGGCTgtgcccccgcagcccccctggcagagccagcagctgcaggtgctggtggAGAGCGGGGCCGAGGAAGGCGATGCCGCCGATGGCTCCGACCTGGCCAGGGCTGAGGCAGCGGCACCGGCTGTCCTCTGCCTGGCAGAGGAGAGCGTGAGCCCtatggaaagggggctcagtGTGAGCGAGATGGATCTGAACGTGCTGAAGGAAAGTGAGGAGAGGAATGTCCGGGCTGGAGGGGACGAGGAGAGCGGTGCTCCCCAGGCCCCTGAGCGTGGACAGCCCGGCGGGGTCGCGGCGCTGAAGCAGCAGGTCGCTGAGCTGGAGGAGCAACTGGCCAAGAAGAAAGAGGAGCTCGAGCAggtcagggcagtgctggagcagcaggatcaTGAGAtccaggagaaggagaagagcaTTAAGCTGCTGGCCAGCTccaaagctgagctggaagagcagctgtggcaggagaagTCCAGAGAGGCTGAGCTGCGGAGGCAGTGGGGCAGCGGGGCCTTGCAGCACCTCGATGTCGCGGTGAACACGGAGCTCTCCCAGGTGACAGGGCTCAGGCAGGCCCAGGACAAGGGCATCAACGTCAATATCCCACTCTCCACCAGGTCCATCGGCTGTGGCACCCTCAGGGCAGAGAGCGCCCACGCCGGGAGGCGGGCCGGGCAGAGGGACGTGCTGGTGAGGCCAGCATGGAGGCCGgacctcctgctccctgccccagccagctgcagatCCACGAGCATCCCGGCGACCACAACCAGAACCACAACCAGAACCACCAGAACTCCCTCGGCCCCAATGTGGCCCAACGCAAGGCGGGCTTTGGAGAAGATGAACCTcgggaagggctgcaggaggaaggggcCCCTGGCCACGAGGAGCTCCCGGCTGTTGATCCCATTGGCCAATATGTGAAAAAgatccaggagctcctgcaggagcagtggctgtgcttGGAGCACGGCTACCCCGAGCTGGCCAGTGCCATCAAGCAGCCAGCCTCCAAGCTCAGCTCCATCCAGAACCAATTAGTTAATTCCCTGaactccctgctctctgcctaCTCCTCACAAGGCCCTGTGGATAAGGAGAATTCCAACACGCACTATCAACAGTTGGGTAAATAATATTGGCACAGGCTTCGATGTGTCCAGGccaaatattttcccatttattccagCGTGGACCAGGGGGGATGTGGTGGAACAGTTGTTGTCAGTCAGATCAGGAATAGTCTCGACAAAGCATGATGAGAAAGGCAAATCTCTGCACGGTACAGGTTATGGATCtgacatggaaaaaaacaaacaaaatgatgTAGCAGCTCATAAAGCAGTGGCTCGTTTATATGCAGGATCAGCTTCCAAAAGCTGCCACACTGCTGGCTGTTCCATCAAATAAACATTCTTTTTATTCGGATTGCACATCTCAGTTTGCAAGGATATGAGGCTGGTGCTCAGCTGGGGTAAATCAGTGTGGAGTTCTCCAGAACCCAAACCAGTCAAACTAactgagcagccaggctgggaaaaaacctGTCCTCACTCACACACCTtcatctaaaataattttagcttATATGAAGATGGGAATCCAatgcctgtgctctgggggagggagggaagggactTGCAAATAGATAAGTGACTTATTCCTTAATATATAGACACTATTCAAAGTCCAATGGAAAAAGTCATCCATGTAGTATTGTAGCAGATTTATATAGGAACTTTCCAATACATTGctatggggggaaaaaccccccaaaaccaaaccagtaaAATCTACTTACATTCGTAGGACAAATACATAATTCCCAATCACTTCCTTTATATTCCCAGTGACCTGGAGATGTTTGAGACCTGTATTAAAGGTGGCAGGGCAGGTTCAGGTTGTGGCCAGCTGCATCTGTAGTTTTGCAAGACATCAAAAGACTCTCATAAGATGAAGTAAGATGCTTACAATTGTGATTTGGAGCTTGTTGCTAGAGGTTGGGAATAATTATTGCTAATTATGGCACATCTGCTTAATTAATCTATTCTTTTGTATTTTGGTAGAAAACTCTCCAACCACAAGTCTTAAATCCAtcatgaaaaagaaaggttATGGTTTCCATGCAGGAGGCAATGGGACCAAAAAGAATCTCCAGTTTGTTGGGGTAAATGGTGGGTAAGCATCCATTCAGAAGACAAAAGCTGCCTTTTAACGTGGAGTGTCCTCTGTATCGCTGGAGAAGTcattcttttccccctcttttcccctcctgaTTAAAAGGCCAGTTGAAACAGAgcctctttt
This Camarhynchus parvulus chromosome 8, STF_HiC, whole genome shotgun sequence DNA region includes the following protein-coding sequences:
- the KANK4 gene encoding LOW QUALITY PROTEIN: KN motif and ankyrin repeat domain-containing protein 4 (The sequence of the model RefSeq protein was modified relative to this genomic sequence to represent the inferred CDS: inserted 1 base in 1 codon; deleted 2 bases in 1 codon), translating into MEKTEADGQPPKPDGDRDQPRSLPYSLETPYGFHLDLDFLKYVDDIEKGNTIRRVHIHRRAKQPKFNTLPRNFSLPESGSRGCSTAAPSKSWTSTCSFPQRKASLGEEPPRALLPAGAAAEEPSYRRKALLAEARRQAELGWPQAELGRPQDALRARPQLLRASSMPEALPPGQSPPAAPSPLRSPLQPCHGPQSASRPSPEGSGSAPPREMERDGSVGQPGGAVPPQPPWQSQQLQVLVESGAEEGDAADGSDLARAEAAAPAVLCLAEESVSPMERGLSVSEMDLNVLKESEERNVRAGGDEESGAPQAPERGQPGGVAALKQQVAELEEQLAKKKEELEQVRAVLEQQDHEIQEKEKSIKLLASSKAELEEQLWQEKSREAELRRQWGSGALQHLDVAVNTELSQVTGLRQAQDKGINVNIPLSTRSIGCGTLRAESAHAEAGRAEGRAGEASMEAGPPAPCPSQLQIHEHPGDHNQNHNQNHQNSLGPNVAQRKAGFGEDEPREGLQEEGAPGHEELPAVDPIGQYVKKIQELLQEQWLCLEHGYPELASAIKQPASKLSSIQNQLVNSLNSLLSAYSSQGPVDKENSNTHYQQLENSPTTSLKSIMKKKGYGFHAGGNGTKKNLQFVGVNGGYETTSSEEDTSCEDSDTETEDRAGDVEPEQDGRESRGPSSGEKREEEDDDDDEQEASAGAAPCSQHQAHRCKPSEDFLAACQLLSEHLPEISSRSNQHLQPVLGSISQEWFQVSSHKASRPEVVAAYLEALGDIQPQLLETVVNLPDRNGNTALHYSVSHSNFQVAKLLLDTGKCCLDLQNRAGYTXVMLTPLAAPETRQDMEVVMRLLKEGDVNLRAAQGGQTALMLGVSHDRDDMVRALLACRADVNLQDEEGSTALMVACRQGNADIVRLLLAQPGCLVTLTDKGGNSALSLAHGDIAALLRAHIELSPSLPV